One Raphanus sativus cultivar WK10039 unplaced genomic scaffold, ASM80110v3 Scaffold2521, whole genome shotgun sequence DNA window includes the following coding sequences:
- the LOC130505705 gene encoding uncharacterized protein LOC130505705, with product MARRLTATEKGKGILIETDQPLIKRIKAPRLDNEALIREHSRTLIGQTTNNQEQRIWSLIQSLPRKWSIQGRVEGVDIGNDCFQFKFEKEEDLQKVLDNRPYHFNYWMVLLQRWEPVISATFLSQIPFWIEIKGLPLHYWHDLMVCNIGDELGTREKHELTSRTARVRVAIDGLKPLVKETIIEFDSGEEARITLEYKRLENHCSFCQRLSHLSSHCPTRREAESITKRLGSEYRRMRYPNTTKKNPHIRVAKSKRQS from the coding sequence ATGGCTAGGCGCCTCACTGCAACAGAGAAGGGTAAAGGAATTCTGATAGAGACAGACCAACCTCTAATCAAGAGAATCAAAGCCCCACGGCTCGACAACGAAGCACTCATTAGAGAACACTCTCGCACTTTGATAGGACAAACCACAAACAACCAGGAACAACGGATCTGGTCTCTCATCCAGTCACTCCCCCGCAAATGGAGCATCCAAGGAAGAGTTGAAGGAGTTGACATAGGAAACGACTGCtttcagttcaaatttgagAAGGAAGAGGACCTACAAAAAGTGTTAGACAACAGACCCTACCATTTCAACTACTGGATGGTCCTACTTCAGAGATGGGAGCCTGTCATTTCTGCTACTTTCCTGTCTCAGATTCCTTTCTGGATCGAGATAAAAGGACTCCCCCTCCACTACTGGCATGACCTAATGGTGTGCAACATAGGAGACGAACTAGGCACAAGAGAAAAGCATGAACTCACATCAAGAACTGCACGAGTCAGAGTCGCTATCGATGGTCTAAAACCACTAGTAAAGGAAACTATAATAGAGTTCGACTCAGGGGAAGAGGCAAGGATTACCTTAGAATACAAGCGTTTGGAGAACCACTGTTCTTTCTGTCAACGCCTCTCCCATCTAAGCTCACACTGCCCAACCAGGAGGGAAGCCGAGAGTATCACAAAGCGGTTAGGCTCCGAGTACCGGAGAATGAGGTACCCaaatacaacaaagaaaaaCCCTCATATCAGAGTCGCCAAATCCAAACGACAGAGCTGA
- the LOC130505706 gene encoding 50S ribosomal protein L12-1, chloroplastic-like, producing the protein MAATTTLSTASSILSPTLTSSHAFLSRPTTLEFPSRFLSSSSSTTISHRATHLRPISAVEAPEKIEKIGSEISSLTLEEARILVDYLQDKFGVSPLSLAPAAAAVAAPGDGGGAAAAVEEQTEFDVVINEVPSSSRIAVIKAVRALTSLALKEAKELIEGLPKKFKEGVTKDEAEEAKKQLEEAGAKVSIA; encoded by the coding sequence ATGGCAGCGACGACAACTCTCTCCACCGCAAGCTCAATCCTTTCCCCAACTCTCACCTCCTCCCACGCCTTCCTCTCCCGACCCACCACTCTCGAATTCCCATCTCGcttcctctcttcctcctcctccacgaCCATCAGCCACCGCGCGACCCACCTCCGCCCCATCTCCGCCGTCGAAGCCCCCGAAAAAATCGAGAAAATCGGATCCGAGATCTCCTCCCTCACCCTCGAGGAGGCCCGCATCCTCGTCGACTACCTCCAGGACAAGTTCGGCGTCTCCCCCCTCTCCCTGGCTCCCGCCGCGGCGGCTGTCGCCGCTCCGGGAGACGGCGGTGGCGCGGCGGCCGCGGTGGAGGAGCAGACCGAGTTCGACGTGGTGATTAACGAGGTGCCGAGCAGCTCGCGTATCGCGGTGATTAAGGCGGTGAGGGCTTTGACTAGCTTGGCGTTGAAGGAGGCGAAGGAGCTCATCGAAGGCCTGCCGAAGAAGTTCAAGGAAGGTGTGACTAAGGATGAAGCTGAGGAGGCTAAGAAGCAGCTTGAAGAAGCTGGTGCTAAGGTTTCCATTGCTTAA
- the LOC130505703 gene encoding uncharacterized protein LOC130505703 gives MEKIDDGDYTATTASFSPSFSTYSGNNLVKIAERVGGDHYKEKGDDAFEFATLQTVHESPLVFPVFDKKHEDVSPETVVAPLKDLFLRENEHSPPQQQTYSSSDEEEEEEEEEDELDMIPSEIYCPWTPARSPVEMTSPCRKSKSTGSSSSTSAWSRRRWKIRNLLKRSRSDGKESLEFLNSSPVNNIDKSCSSSPCPKNKETVKTKKKEKEKEKEKVSAHEKFYLRNKAMKEEDKRKSYLPYKQELVGIFSNIHRHGKAFPRF, from the coding sequence ATGGAGAAGATAGATGATGGTGACTATACTGCCACCACAGCTTCTTTTTCACCTAGCTTCAGCACTTACTCAGGCAACAACCTCGTCAAGATCGCCGAACGGGTCGGTGGCGACCATTATAAGGAGAAAGGAGACGACGCGTTCGAGTTCGCGACTCTCCAAACGGTTCACGAGTCTCCTCTAGTATTCCCGGTTTTTGATAAGAAACATGAAGATGTGTCGCCGGAGACGGTTGTGGCTCCGTTAAAAGATCTCTTCCTCCGCGAGAATGAACATTCACCACCGCAGCAGCAGACGTATTCATCTTCtgatgaagaggaggaggaagaagaagaggaggatgaGCTAGACATGATCCCTAGCGAGATATACTGTCCATGGACGCCAGCGAGATCCCCGGTGGAGATGACGTCTCCTTGTAGAAAGAGCAAATCGACAGGATCGTCGTCTTCGACGTCGGCATGGTCGAGGAGACGATGGAAAATTAGAAACCTGCTTAAGAGAAGTCGCAGCGACGGGAAGGAATCACTCGAGTTCTTGAACTCGAGCCCTGTTAACAACATAGACAaatcttgttcttcttctccttgtccGAAGAACAAGGAGACGgtgaagacaaagaagaaggaaaaggagaaggagaaggagaaagtTTCAGCACACGAGAAATTTTACCTGAGGAACAAAGCAATGAAAGAAGAGGACAAGAGAAAGTCATATCTACCGTACAAGCAAGAACTTGTCGGAATTTTCTCCAACATTCACCGACACGGCAAAGCTTTTCCTCGGTTCTGA